One window of Mangrovibacterium diazotrophicum genomic DNA carries:
- a CDS encoding nitrophenyl compound nitroreductase subunit ArsF family protein: MKFLSVVALIIGLLACQQKPAFEASEPVMPEAGQTAVYYFRTNFICETCEAIEDIVQEELTTKYADELKSGKLMFKQLNLDDPATADFALRFEVVFKSLLILKPDTVINLTNEAFLYALPNPDKLRELLDQSLED, encoded by the coding sequence ATGAAATTTCTATCCGTCGTTGCGCTCATAATTGGTTTGCTTGCCTGCCAGCAGAAGCCGGCATTCGAAGCCAGCGAACCCGTGATGCCCGAGGCCGGACAAACTGCCGTGTATTATTTCCGTACCAATTTTATCTGCGAAACCTGCGAAGCCATTGAGGATATTGTTCAGGAAGAATTAACGACTAAATATGCCGATGAATTGAAATCGGGCAAATTGATGTTTAAACAGCTGAATTTGGATGACCCGGCAACAGCCGATTTTGCCTTGCGGTTTGAAGTAGTTTTCAAATCGCTGCTGATCCTGAAGCCCGACACGGTGATCAACCTCACCAACGAAGCATTTTTGTACGCGCTTCCCAATCCCGATAAGTTGCGGGAGTTGTTGGATCAGAGTTTGGAGGATTAG
- a CDS encoding AbrB/MazE/SpoVT family DNA-binding domain-containing protein, with translation MSKTILEKYNLRDKVDLILEEGQIVIKAADTPRKGWGEAFKKMSENGDDRLLFNDVFEDENLEEWK, from the coding sequence TTGAGTAAGACCATTCTTGAAAAATACAATCTTCGGGATAAAGTGGATTTGATACTTGAAGAAGGGCAAATCGTGATTAAAGCTGCTGACACGCCACGAAAAGGATGGGGAGAGGCTTTTAAAAAGATGTCGGAGAATGGGGATGACCGGTTGTTGTTTAACGATGTTTTTGAGGACGAAAATCTCGAAGAATGGAAATAA
- a CDS encoding glycosyltransferase family 117 protein, protein MKNYKMLNNITGWVVFVVAAITYLLTIEPTASFWDCGEFITTSFKLEVGHPPGAPFFMILGRFFTLFGSPEQAGKLMNSWSAIASALTILFLFWSITHLAKKMLKFEGQPSLGQTIAILGSGVVGALAYTYSDTFWFSAVEAEVYATSSLFTAIVFWAILKWENEADEPYANRWIIFISYMVGLSIGVHLLNLLAIPAIVFVYYFRKYKPTRNGVIISFISSIVLLGAVMYLVIPGVITVASWFELLFTNGFGLPFNTGAIIYAFLLIGLLVWGIYFTYTHKKHLANTILMSLTVILIGYSSFAMIVIRSSADTPMDQNSPDNVFSLLSYLNREQYGDRPLLFGQYYNTPLDSKTPYVTDKEYYIKKDGKYEVADIRQKPKYDSSLTTFFPRMWSRQPDHIEDYKAWGGIKGKPVTIAGDDGQPETIQQPTFGENLTFFLRYQVVHMYFRYFMWNFVGRQNDIQGHGDILNGNWISGIGFIDSARLGDQNDLPDKFKNNKGRNVYYFLPLLLGLIGAFFHYKRHQKDFWVVMLLFLMTGMAIVLYLNQYPHQPRERDYAYAGSFYAFAVWIGLGVLALYEWLSKKLPDTVVAGGVSLVTLLCVPVLMGAQNWDDHDRSDRYTCRDFGANYLNSCDPNAVIFTNGDNDTFPLWYNQEVEGVRTDMRVCNLSYLQTDWYIDQMTRKAYESEPLPIKFAHDQYVQGTRDVVYLMNDPRLKGPVELSKALDFVRDSNPATKLAQADNAAYIPTKKLFVKVDKEAVIRNKVVPPELYDQIVDTIFIDFGNKNYLVKDELMVLDMIANSNWERPLYFAITVGRDKYMGLQDYFQLEGFAYRFTPVKTKSDGLYFGTVNTDKMYKNMMNDFKWGNMNHPDVYIDENNQRMMINIRNNFNRLAESLINENKNDSAVQVLDRCVELIPNRIVPYNYFSQQTAANYFAAGANDKGTALMTDIFNSYKQEMDYYLSLNSDLQTSVDEEMQRILYFLREMGMTATKYEQDDLAAEITGQFNDYLGQYSSQR, encoded by the coding sequence ATGAAGAACTACAAAATGCTGAATAATATCACCGGATGGGTGGTATTTGTTGTGGCTGCAATTACCTATTTGCTAACGATTGAACCAACAGCGAGTTTCTGGGATTGCGGCGAGTTTATCACTACCTCATTCAAATTGGAAGTTGGCCACCCTCCCGGCGCTCCGTTTTTCATGATCCTGGGACGTTTCTTCACCCTGTTCGGTTCGCCCGAGCAAGCCGGTAAGCTGATGAACAGCTGGTCGGCCATCGCCAGTGCACTGACCATCCTCTTCCTGTTTTGGTCGATCACCCACCTGGCAAAAAAGATGTTGAAATTTGAAGGCCAACCAAGCCTGGGACAAACCATTGCCATTTTGGGTAGCGGTGTTGTTGGCGCCCTGGCTTACACCTATTCCGACACCTTCTGGTTCTCGGCCGTTGAAGCCGAAGTTTACGCCACCTCATCCTTGTTTACAGCCATTGTTTTCTGGGCTATTTTGAAGTGGGAAAACGAAGCCGACGAACCTTACGCCAATCGCTGGATCATCTTCATTTCGTATATGGTCGGCCTGTCAATTGGGGTCCACCTGTTGAACTTGCTGGCTATCCCGGCCATTGTTTTTGTTTACTATTTCCGCAAATATAAACCAACCCGCAACGGGGTTATCATCAGCTTTATCTCGTCGATCGTGTTGCTGGGAGCAGTAATGTACCTTGTTATCCCCGGGGTAATCACCGTGGCATCTTGGTTCGAATTGCTCTTTACCAACGGTTTTGGGCTGCCATTCAACACCGGTGCAATCATCTACGCCTTCCTGCTGATCGGCTTGTTGGTATGGGGAATCTACTTCACCTATACGCATAAAAAACACCTGGCCAACACCATCCTGATGTCGTTGACGGTGATCCTGATTGGTTATTCATCTTTTGCGATGATTGTGATCCGCTCGTCGGCCGATACGCCGATGGATCAAAACAGCCCCGACAACGTTTTCAGTTTGTTGAGCTACCTAAACCGTGAACAGTACGGCGACAGACCGCTGTTGTTCGGTCAGTATTACAACACGCCGCTCGACAGCAAAACACCGTACGTAACCGACAAAGAATATTACATCAAGAAAGATGGCAAGTACGAGGTGGCGGACATCCGCCAGAAACCAAAATACGATTCGAGCCTGACGACTTTCTTCCCCCGCATGTGGAGCCGCCAACCCGATCACATTGAAGACTACAAAGCCTGGGGCGGAATTAAAGGCAAACCCGTAACAATTGCGGGCGACGATGGCCAGCCGGAAACAATTCAGCAGCCAACATTCGGCGAAAACCTGACCTTCTTCCTGCGCTACCAGGTGGTGCACATGTACTTCCGCTACTTCATGTGGAACTTTGTGGGCCGCCAGAACGACATCCAGGGACACGGCGATATTCTGAACGGAAACTGGATCAGTGGCATCGGCTTCATCGATTCAGCTCGTTTGGGCGATCAGAACGATCTTCCGGACAAATTCAAAAATAACAAAGGTCGAAACGTCTATTACTTCCTGCCATTGTTGCTGGGATTGATCGGTGCTTTCTTCCACTATAAACGTCATCAAAAAGATTTCTGGGTGGTGATGCTGCTGTTCCTGATGACCGGGATGGCGATTGTACTCTACCTAAACCAGTATCCGCACCAGCCGCGCGAACGCGACTACGCCTACGCTGGTTCTTTCTACGCCTTTGCCGTTTGGATTGGCCTGGGTGTGCTGGCCCTTTACGAGTGGCTGAGCAAGAAACTTCCGGACACGGTTGTTGCCGGCGGAGTTTCATTGGTAACACTGCTTTGCGTGCCTGTGTTGATGGGCGCTCAAAACTGGGACGACCACGACCGCTCAGACCGCTACACCTGTCGCGACTTTGGCGCCAACTACCTGAACAGCTGCGACCCGAATGCGGTGATCTTTACCAATGGCGACAACGACACCTTCCCGCTTTGGTACAACCAGGAAGTGGAAGGCGTGCGCACCGACATGCGCGTTTGTAACCTCAGCTACCTGCAAACCGACTGGTACATTGACCAAATGACACGTAAAGCTTACGAGTCGGAACCGCTGCCTATTAAATTTGCACACGATCAATATGTACAGGGTACCCGCGATGTGGTTTACCTGATGAACGACCCGCGTCTGAAAGGACCGGTTGAATTGTCGAAAGCATTGGACTTTGTGCGCGATAGTAACCCGGCTACAAAATTGGCCCAGGCTGACAATGCGGCTTACATTCCAACGAAAAAACTGTTCGTAAAAGTGGACAAGGAAGCGGTGATCCGCAACAAAGTCGTTCCTCCTGAATTGTACGACCAGATTGTTGATACCATCTTCATCGACTTTGGTAACAAAAATTACCTGGTGAAAGACGAATTGATGGTGCTCGACATGATTGCCAATTCAAACTGGGAACGTCCATTGTACTTTGCCATCACGGTTGGACGCGACAAGTACATGGGCTTGCAGGATTACTTCCAGCTGGAAGGATTTGCTTATCGTTTCACTCCGGTGAAAACCAAGTCGGACGGTTTGTACTTCGGAACGGTGAACACCGACAAGATGTACAAAAACATGATGAATGACTTCAAGTGGGGTAACATGAACCACCCGGACGTTTACATTGACGAGAACAACCAGCGGATGATGATCAACATTCGGAACAACTTCAACCGTTTGGCCGAAAGCCTGATCAACGAAAACAAAAACGACTCGGCTGTTCAAGTGCTGGATCGCTGCGTGGAGCTGATTCCAAACAGGATCGTTCCTTACAACTACTTCTCGCAACAAACGGCTGCCAACTATTTTGCTGCCGGCGCGAACGACAAAGGAACGGCTCTGATGACAGATATTTTCAATTCGTACAAACAGGAAATGGATTATTACCTGAGCCTGAACAGCGACCTTCAAACGTCGGTTGACGAGGAAATGCAGCGTATTCTCTACTTCCTGCGCGAAATGGGAATGACAGCTACGAAGTACGAACAGGATGATTTGGCCGCTGAAATTACCGGTCAGTTTAACGACTATTTAGGACAATACAGCAGTCAACGATAA
- a CDS encoding thioredoxin family protein: MEIEVLGPGCVRCRGLDSRVRKAVAELQLDARVTKVEDLTEIMRLGILQTPGLVIDGKVVMSGKLPTYTELKEFLKQYQLENL; encoded by the coding sequence ATGGAGATTGAAGTTTTAGGACCAGGTTGTGTGCGTTGTCGCGGATTGGACTCGCGGGTGCGCAAAGCGGTTGCTGAGTTGCAACTGGATGCCCGCGTGACCAAAGTGGAAGATTTGACCGAAATTATGCGCCTTGGTATTTTGCAAACACCCGGTTTGGTGATTGACGGCAAAGTGGTGATGAGCGGAAAACTGCCGACATATACCGAGCTGAAAGAATTTTTGAAACAATACCAGCTTGAAAATCTATGA
- a CDS encoding type II toxin-antitoxin system PemK/MazF family toxin: MEISQYQIILVNLDPTIGSEIKKTRPCVVLSPNEMNMYLRTVVIAPMTTSSKSYPTRVEIKHDNKIGWVVLDQVRTIDKQRIIRSLGKLSKPEIKEVKSILKETYVD; the protein is encoded by the coding sequence ATGGAAATAAGCCAGTACCAAATTATTCTTGTAAATCTTGATCCTACAATTGGAAGCGAGATTAAAAAGACTAGGCCCTGTGTCGTGCTATCTCCGAATGAGATGAACATGTATCTTCGGACTGTGGTCATTGCACCGATGACGACCAGTTCGAAAAGTTATCCAACCCGGGTCGAAATCAAACACGATAATAAAATAGGCTGGGTTGTTTTGGATCAAGTCCGTACGATCGATAAACAACGTATTATTCGATCTCTGGGGAAGTTATCTAAGCCGGAGATCAAGGAGGTAAAAAGCATTCTGAAGGAAACCTATGTGGATTAA
- a CDS encoding aromatic aminobenezylarsenical efflux permease ArsG family transporter, whose product MQQYFTNLLDQSGFPLWSAFLLGVITSLGPCTLTTNISAVAFIGREAQSRSRVFLGGLVYTLGRAVTYFVVALPFYFGAEALKLTAFLTRYGEILIGPLLILVGLVMLDWLPIPFPAFSRWKDRLEKRNPKSFWSHFLLGLVFAMAFCSYSGVMYFGLLLPLTIHSSAGLLLPVAFALGTGISVILFAALIAFTFQAVNRWFLRIKQSEIWLRRLVAVVFVFVGGYQLARLFFF is encoded by the coding sequence ATGCAGCAATACTTTACCAATTTACTGGACCAATCGGGCTTCCCATTATGGTCCGCTTTCTTGCTCGGAGTGATTACATCCCTTGGACCCTGCACGTTGACAACCAATATCTCAGCGGTAGCCTTTATTGGGAGGGAAGCACAAAGCCGGAGCCGGGTGTTCCTGGGCGGATTGGTTTACACGCTCGGGCGGGCAGTTACTTATTTTGTGGTGGCACTGCCCTTTTATTTTGGCGCCGAGGCCCTGAAGCTAACAGCCTTTTTAACCCGTTACGGCGAAATCCTGATTGGCCCGCTGCTGATCCTTGTTGGGTTGGTGATGCTCGACTGGCTGCCGATTCCGTTTCCCGCATTCTCCCGCTGGAAAGACCGACTTGAAAAACGAAACCCGAAAAGTTTCTGGTCTCACTTTCTGTTGGGGTTGGTGTTTGCCATGGCCTTTTGCTCCTACAGCGGGGTAATGTACTTTGGCCTTTTGCTGCCGCTAACCATCCATTCATCTGCTGGCTTGCTGTTGCCCGTTGCATTTGCGCTTGGAACCGGCATCAGCGTGATCCTGTTTGCCGCGTTGATTGCTTTTACGTTTCAAGCCGTGAACCGTTGGTTTCTGCGAATCAAACAAAGCGAAATCTGGTTACGGCGGTTGGTGGCTGTTGTGTTCGTTTTTGTTGGGGGTTACCAATTGGCGCGGCTGTTTTTCTTCTGA